A portion of the Acidisarcina polymorpha genome contains these proteins:
- a CDS encoding NADPH:quinone reductase: MRAAWYERNRSARDVLIVGELAKPALGPGKVLVRVHAAGVNPSDTKRRARAPLLPGNKQQIPHQDGAGVIEEIGEGVSASRLGQRVWIYEALVAGKAGCAAQYVAVPSGNAVPLPSSISFETGACLGVPALTAHRCVFADGPVTGKTLLVTGGAGSVGVHAIQFAKAAGARVFTTVSRPEQALIAKDAGADLVIDRHKEDVVARIQETANNAGAQVVDRVIDVAFGQTLPFAVKLLKVGGVIATYSSDARPEPTIPFLPLLFLDATIRFVNVYMMSREAHESAIEAVMVGLREGWLKPTIASRFSLDQIVAAHEASESGKSVGKIVVLLD, translated from the coding sequence ATGAGAGCAGCATGGTATGAACGAAACAGAAGCGCACGCGACGTGCTAATAGTTGGGGAACTTGCAAAACCCGCCCTTGGACCCGGCAAAGTCCTCGTGAGAGTACATGCAGCCGGTGTTAATCCCTCCGATACGAAACGGCGAGCACGCGCACCTCTACTCCCGGGAAACAAGCAACAGATCCCGCACCAGGATGGAGCCGGTGTCATCGAGGAAATTGGTGAGGGCGTCTCTGCTTCCCGGCTCGGACAGCGAGTTTGGATCTACGAAGCGTTGGTCGCAGGTAAAGCTGGGTGTGCTGCGCAGTATGTCGCCGTTCCAAGCGGGAACGCGGTGCCACTCCCGAGTAGCATCTCGTTCGAAACGGGCGCATGTCTTGGCGTTCCGGCCTTGACGGCGCACCGTTGCGTATTCGCAGATGGTCCGGTGACCGGTAAGACCCTGCTCGTGACTGGAGGTGCGGGCTCTGTCGGTGTCCATGCTATCCAGTTCGCGAAGGCGGCGGGTGCTAGGGTATTCACAACCGTCAGCCGTCCCGAGCAGGCGCTCATCGCAAAAGATGCGGGGGCAGATCTTGTGATCGATCGACATAAAGAAGATGTGGTGGCTCGCATCCAGGAGACGGCGAACAACGCAGGAGCTCAGGTCGTAGATAGGGTTATTGATGTTGCGTTCGGCCAGACGCTTCCATTCGCGGTCAAGCTGCTCAAAGTGGGCGGAGTCATTGCCACCTACTCCTCGGACGCTCGGCCAGAGCCAACCATACCGTTCTTGCCCCTCTTGTTCCTCGATGCGACCATCCGCTTTGTGAATGTATACATGATGTCGCGAGAGGCTCATGAGAGCGCAATTGAGGCTGTCATGGTGGGTTTAAGAGAGGGTTGGCTCAAACCAACCATCGCGTCTCGGTTCTCATTGGACCAGATTGTCGCAGCTCATGAGGCATCGGAGTCGGGTAAGAGTGTAGGCAAAATCGTCGTTCTCCTGGACTAG